From the genome of Labrus bergylta chromosome 12, fLabBer1.1, whole genome shotgun sequence, one region includes:
- the avpr2aa gene encoding vasopressin V2 receptor, whose amino-acid sequence MESISVETDWDGLALSSLPAAGRNNFSSSSLFVSELNSLNSSHSGGSFFGIFPENGSTTTPHTLPQPRGRDLGLARAEIAVLGVVLALTTLGNSFVLWVLLRRRKHNAPMHVFMVNLCVADLVVALFQVLPQLIWDITERFQGPDFLCRSIKYLQIVGMFASSYMIVAMTVDRHQAICCPLQAYRGGAMSRWNTPVMVAWGLALVLSIPQVFIFSRSEVADGEYECWGHFAEPWGLKAYITWMTVAVFLLPALIITICQIRIFREIHNNIYLKSERMVTAELKKDEILFRFHSFKKEDERARERGRRASGGGVGREGRGGGGGQLLKGGNNHPHNNSQAGESYDYVPSAVQYNSCCGAPVTTTTTTTTTTSATQQQTVNSSDCQEAYAPYELASGSPRCSLDYVAPLPPAIPPPSITKAMSKTVRMTLVIVLVYTICWSPFFIVQLWAAWDPNSPNQGVAFTILMLLASLNSCTNPWIYTAFSSSVSRELLNLLHCGSRPSRRGSLPDDSTTTHTSTTKESLY is encoded by the exons aTGGAAAGCATCAGTGTGGAAACGGACTGGGATGGGTTagccctctcctctctgcctgcCGCAGGACGGAACAatttctcctcctcgtctttgtTTGTCTCCGAGCTCAACTCCCTCAATAGTTCTCACAGTGGGGGATCCTTCTTTGGGATCTTCCCTGAGAACGGTTCCACCACCACACCTCACACTCTGCCCCAGCCCCGGGGCAGGGACCTGGGCCTGGCCCGAGCTGAGATCGCTGTGCTCGGGGTGGTTCTGGCTCTCACCACCTTGGGGAACAGCTTTGTGCTGTGGgtgctgctgaggaggagaaagCACAATGCCCCCATGCACGTGTTCATGGTCAACctgtgtgtagctgacctggTGGTGGCCCTGTTTCAG GTTCTTCCTCAGCTAATATGGGACATCACAGAGAGGTTTCAGGGGCCCGACTTTCTCTGCCGCTCCATCAAGTACTTACAGATTGTGGGCATGTTTGCTTCCTCCTACATGATAGTTGCTATGACGGTAGACCGGCACCAAGCTATCTGCTGCCCCTTACAGGCTTACCGTGGGGGGGCAATGTCCCGCTGGAACACCCCTGTCATGGTGGCCTGGGGCTTGGCGCTGGTGCTCAGCATACCGCAG GTGTTCATCTTCTCTCGCTCAGAAGTCGCTGATGGAGAATATGAGTGCTGGGGTCACTTTGCAGAACCGTGGGGGCTTAAGGCCTACATCACCTGGATGACCGTGGCAGTCTTCCTCCTGCCCGCCTTGATAATCACCATCTGTCAG ataaGAATCTTCAGAGAGATTCACAACAATATCTACCTGAAGTCAGAGAGGATGGTGACGGCCGAGTTGAAGAAGGACGAAATCCTCTTCCGCTTCCACAGCTTTAAGAAGGAGGACgagcgagcgagggagagagggagacgggCGTCGGGGGGAGGAGTGGGGAGGgagggcagaggaggaggaggaggacagctTTTAAAGGGTGGGAATAACCACCCTCACAATAACAGCCAAGCTGGAGAGTCTTACGACTATGTACCCTCTGCTGTTCAGTATAACAGTTGCTGTGGTGCACCTGtgacaacaacaacgacaacaacaacaacaacatcggCAACACAGCAGCAAACAGTGAACAGCTCAGACTGCCAGGAGGCATACGCGCCCTACGAGCTGGCCTCAGGCTCACCCCGCTGTTCCCTCGACTATGTTGCGCCTCTCCCTCCTGCCATCCCGCCTCCGAGCATCACTAAAGCCATGTCCAAGACAGTGAGAATGACCCTGGTCATCGTGCTGGTCTACACTATCTGCTGGTCTCCTTTCTTTATAGTCCAGCTTTGGGCGGCATGGGACCCCAACTCTCCAAACCAAG GAGTGGCCTTCACTATCCTGATGCTGCTGGCCAGTCTGAACTCATGCACCAACCCGTGGATTTACACCGCCTTCTCCAGCAGCGTGTCCAGAGAGCTGCTGAACCTGCTGCACTGTGGGTCCAGACCCAGCCGTCGAGGCTCCTTGCCAGATGACTCTACCACCACACACACCTCTACCACCAAGGAAAGTTTGTACTGA
- the ssr4 gene encoding translocon-associated protein subunit delta: MIRIAAFLALLVVACSGESCTDPAITPSAYTTSDAVISSESVFIVELSLACANGAQSVTLYADVNGRQFPVTRGQDVGKYQVSWSLPHKQASSGTYQVKFFDEESYSSLRKAQRNNEDVNAIEPLFSVNIDHRGAWNGPWVSTEVVAALIGILVYYLAFSAKSTIQA, translated from the exons ATGATCCGGATAGCTGCTTTCCTCGCTCTGCTGGTGGTGGCCTGCTCAG GAGAGAGCTGCACAGACCCGGCGATCACTCCGTCGGCCTACACCACGTCTGACGCCGTCATCTCCTCCGAGTCTGTCTTCATCGTTGAACTCAGCCTGGCATGTGCCAACGGTGCACAG AGTGTGACTCTGTACGCTGATGTCAATGGAAGACAGTTCCCTGTGACCAGAGGCCAGGATGTTGGCAAGTACCAG GTGTCCTGGAGTCTTCCTCACAAACAGGCCAGCTCTGGAACATATCAGGTCAAATTCTTTGATGAGGAGTCCTACAGTTCCCTGCGCAAG GCCCAGAGAAACAATGAAGATGTGAATGCTATTGagcctctcttctctgtcaaCATTGACCACCGG GGTGCATGGAACGGCCCATGGGTGTCTACCGAGGTGGTGGCCGCCCTCATTGGTATCCTGGTCTACTACTTGGCCTTCAGTGCTAAGAGCACCATCCAAGCATAA